The genomic interval GGCTCCAAGGTGTGTGACGTGTCCGTCCGCAAGAGCCTGTTCGACGGCGGCAAGGCGGCCATCGCGGCCTCCAAGGACCCGATGATCCAGATGGCGCTCCTGGTGGACGGCGACGCCCGGGCCATCCGTAAGAACGTCGAGGAGAACATCGACGCGGTCATCAAGAAGAACTCGGAGCTGGTGGCCCAGGCCAAGTTCGACGTCTATGGCACCAACCAGTACCCGGACGCGACGTTCACCCTGCGCCTGTCGTACGGCTCGGTGAAGGGCTACATGGAGGATGGCAAGCAGGTGGCGCCCATCACCCAGATGGCGGGCACCTTCGAGCACGCCACGGGCGAGGACCCCTTCGCGCTGCCTCCGTCCTGGCTGAAGGCCGAGAAGCACCTCGACGGCGCCACGTCGATGAACATGGTCACCACCAACGACATCATCGGTGGCAACTCGGGCTCGCCGGTCATCAACAAGGACGCGGAGATCGTCGGCCTGGTGTTCGACGGCAACATCCAGTCCCTGGGTGGCGAGTACGGCTTCGATGAGACGTCGAACCGCGCGGTGTCCGTGCACAGCGACGCCATCATCGAGTCGCTGAAGAAGATCTACGGCGCCACCCGCGTGCTCGAGGAGCTGCGTCCCGGCAGCACCCAGGTGCCCCCGGTCAAGGCCAACCCGGCCGGGTGATGCATCCCGCATGAAGGGGCCCGGGCGTCACAGCCCGCGCCCCTGAAGCACGAAGAGGCTGCCTGGGCCGAACCGCCAGGCAGCCTCTCTTGTTTTCAGCACCCCGCCCTTCGCCTTCGCGAGCCCCCTACCCTTGGGTCCTCCGGTACCAGGCCAGCGCCTCGGCCTCGGCCCGTTGAATCCATGCGTTCTTGCTGTCGCTGTAGGCGTGGGAGTCGTCCGGGTGCAGGTTCCGGCACCGCGCCTTCTCCTCGTCGTAGGCGGCGGCGACCTCCGGGTGCTGCCGGAGATAGTCTCGGAACGCCAGGTGCCGGACCACCTCCGGCGAGCCTTCCCTGTAGCAGTGAAGCTGGGCCACCCTGCGACCCGTCACGGCATCGGCCTTCGTGCAGTAGCGGCGGCCTGGCAAGCCCAGCTCTCCCCACCACTCGTAGCCGAGGGCCTCGATTCTCTCCTGACGGCCATCGAGCGCCGCCAGGTCGGTCACCACGGGCATGAGGTCCAGGATGGGCTTGGCGTGAATGCCCGGAATGGCCGTCGAGCCCACGTGGTGGACGACGCGCAGCAGGTCCGGGCCCAGGGCCTTCGCGAGGGCCAGGGCCTCTGTCCTGGCCTCGTCCGCCCAGCGAGCGTCATGGGGAAACAGTTCGACCCGGATCGGCGGCGGCATCTGTGCTCCAGTCGTGAGACTGTCTGCGGAACCTCGGAACCCAGGTGCGCCCACCCGGCGCCGGAGGTGGTGTTGCCACCAACGCGAGTGGGCGACGGCCCGGCTCACTCCCACTCGATGGTCGCGGGAGGCTTGGACGACACGTCGTAGGCGACGCGGTTGATGCCGCGCACCTCGTTGGTGATGCGCGTGGAGATGCGCTCCAGCACGGGGTACGGCAGCCGTGCCCAGTCCGCCGTCATGCCGTCCACGCTGGTGACGGCGCGAAGCACGCAGGTGGACTCGTAGGTGCGCTCGTCACCCATGACGCCCACGCTCTGCACGGGCAGCAGCACCGCGAACGCCTGCCACAGCTCCTTGTAGAGCCCCGCGGCGCGAATCTCCTCTTGGACGATGGCGTCGGCGCGCCGCACCAGCTCCAGCCGGGGCTCCGTGACTTCGCCCAGCACGCGGATGGCCAGGCCCGGGCCCGGGAAGGGCTGCCGGGACACCATCTCCTCGGGCAGGCCCAGCTCGCGGCCCAGGGCGCGGACCTCGTCCTTGAACAGCTCGCGCAGGGGCTCCACCAGCTTGAGCTTCATCTGCTCGGGCAGGCCGCCCACGTTGTGGTGGCTCTTGATGGTGACGGACGGGCCCTTGTACGACACGGACTCGATGACGTCTGGATAGAGCGTGCCCTGCGCCAGGAACTCCGCGTCCTGGATGTCGCGCGAGGCCTCCTCGAACACGGCGATGAACTCGCGGCCGATGATCTTCCGCTTCTTCTCCGGGTCCGTGACTCCGGCCAGCTTCTCCAGGAAGCGCGCCCGCGCATCCACCGTCTTCAGCGGGACGTGGAATCGGTCCACGAAGAGCGCCTCGACTTGCGCGCGCTCGCCCTGCCGCAGCACGCCATTGTCGACGAAGATGCACTGGAGCCGGGGGCCGATGGCGCGGTGGAGCAGCAGCGCGGCCACGGAGCTGTCCACGCCGCCTGACAGGGCGCAGATGACCCGGCCGTGCTCACCCACCTGGCGGCGGATGGTGGCCACCGCTTCGTCGATGAAGCCCTTCATCGTCCACGACCCGGTCACCTTGCAGTCGTTGAAGAGGAAGGCGCGCAGCATGGCCTTGCCCTGGGGCGTGTGCACCACCTCGGGGTGGAACTGGAAGCCGTAGAACGGCTTCGAGTGATGCGCGGCGGCCGCGAAGGGCGAGTTGCCGCTGCGGCCAATGGCCTCGAAGCCCGGCGGCAATTCCTCCACGCGGTCTCCGTGGCTCATCCACACCTGGACCCGGTCTCCCGGGCGGAACTCGGAGAAGGGGCCTCGCGCGGCGAGCACCTCCACCTCCGCGTTGCCGAACTCCCGGTGGGCGCCGCGGTCGATGCGCCCACCCAGCAACTTGGAGATGAGCTGGAGGCCGTAGCAGATGCCCAGCACAGGCACGCCCGCTTCGAACACGAAGGGGTCGCACCGGGGAGAACCCTCGGCCTCCACCGACGCCGGGCCTCCCGAAAGGATGATGCCCCGAGGGGCGAAGCGTCGGATGTCCTCCGCCGGGAGGTCCGGGCGGTGGATTTCACAATAAACGCCCAGTTCTCGCACGCGACGGGCGATGAGCTGGGTGTACTGACTCCCGAAATCGAGGATCAGGATCTTCTCGGCGTGCAGGTCCACCGGAGTTCTCCATGGGGGCGTCGTTGACGGCTGGGGGCCCTTATCGCTACAAACTTCCGGAAAGCAACGCCCAAGTCCCCTCAATTGTTCGAGGTCCGGATGCTCCGCCGCCTGTCCGCTCCCACTGCTGCAATCTTCTTGTCTCTCTCCGCCACTGGATGCGTGAAGGAAATCTCCTCCGACGAGCGGCTGGACCGCTCCACGCAGAACCTGGCGATGAAGGACACGCCGGGAGTCTCCGAGCTCCAGAAGCTCACCTGTGAAGACACCACGGATGCTCTGGGCAAGGCCCGCAACGTGAACCGGCCGGAGACCGACCGGCTGGTCGACTACATCGAGCTGTACACCTCGCTGCGCAAGCGCACCGCCACCTTCGAGGAGGCGATGAACCGCAACCCGGACCTGAGCTACCGGGAGGGCAGCCAGCAGATCGTCAACGCGAAGGACTCCTGCATCCAGCAGACGGCCGACGTGAAGCTGGAGTTCGAGACGTACATGCGCGAGCTGGTGGCCGTGCCCACGGTCCAGGAGATCAAGGGCGGCAACACCGTCACCATCGCCCGCCTGGACTTCAACACGCTCCGCCAGGCCATCGAGACCCTGGAGCCCGACGACAAGGACTCCCTGCTGGACCGCGTCTCCAACGCCGAGAAGAAGATCCCCGCCGCCGCCGGCGCGGAAGAGTCTTCCGGGGCCGGCGGGCGCAAGGGCCGCAAGTAGCCTCGCTTCCCCCGTCCCGGCCAACGGGACATCCGAGGGCCCCGCCTCCTGGCGCGGGCCCTCTTTTCGTGCGGGACACCGACACGACGAACACGGGCGGGGAACTCAAGGCCCCGCCCGGCACCCCACCGCGGAGGGCTACTCCACGCGGTAGTTGGGGGCTTCCTCGGTGATGATGACGTCGTGGACGTGGCTCTCCTTGAGCCCGGCCGAAGTGATGCGCACGAAGGTGGCGTTCTTGCGCAGCTCGTCGATGGTGCCGCAGCCCACGTAGCCCATGCCGCTGCGGATGCCGCCCAGCATCTGGTGGACGTTCATGGCGAGCGTGCCCTTGTACGGCACGCGGCCCTCGATGCCCTCGGGGACCAGCTTCACCGCGTCCACGTCCGCCTGGAAGTAGCGGTCCTTGGCGCCCTGCTTCATGGCGCCCAGGCTGCCCATGCCCCGGTAGCTCTTGTAGCTGCGGCCCTGGTACAGGATGACGTCGCCCGGGGCCTCCTCGGTGCCTGCGAAGAGCGAGCCGATCATCACCGTGCTCGCTCCGGCCGCGAGCGCCTTGACGATGTCGCCCGAGTACTTGATGCCGCCATCCGAGATGATGGGGATGTCGTGCTTGTCCGCCTCGCGGACGCAGTCATCCACCGCGGTGACTTGCGGCACGCCGACTCCGGCGACCACGCGCGTGGTGCAGATGGAGCCGGGGCCAATGCCCACCTTCACCGCGTCCACGCCGGCCAGGATGAGCGCCCGGGTGGCTTCCGCGGTGGCGACGTTGCCGGCGATGAGCTCGAAGCCCTTGAAGTTCTTCCGGGTGTCTCGCACGCCGTCCACGACGCCCTGGGAGTGGCCGTGCGCGGTGTCCACCACGATGACGTCCACACCGGCCTTCACCAGCGCGTCGACGCGGGCCTCGCGGTCCGCGGACACACCCACGGCGGCGGCGCACAGGAGGCGGCCCTTTGCGTCCTTCGCCGCGTTGGGGTGCGTCCTGCGCTTCTCGATGTCCTTGATGGTGATGAGGCCGCGCAATTCGAACTGGTCGTTGACGATGAGCAGCTTCTCGATGCGGTGCTCGTGCAGCAGCTTCTGCGCGTCGTTCTGTTGGATGCCCTCGTTGCCGGTGACGAGCTTGCGCGTCATCACCGATTCCACCTTCTGCGTGAGGTTCGTCTCGAAGCGCACGTCGCGGCTGGTGACGATGCCCACCAGGCGGCGTCCCTTCACCACGGGGATGCCGGAGATGCCGTACTGGCGCATCAGGTCGATGGCTCGGCCCAGCGGGGCCTCGGGGTCGATGGTGACGGGGTCGACCACCATTCCACTTTCGAACTTCTTGACCTTGGTCACCTCGAGCGCCTGCTGCTCGGGCGTCATGTTCTTGTGGATGACACCGATGCCGCCTTCCTGCGCCATGGCGATGGCGGTGCGCGATTCAGTCACCGTGTCCATCGCCGCGGAGAGCAGCGGAATGTTCAACCGCAAGTTGCGGGTGAGGCGGGTCGTCAGGTCTGCGTCCTTGGGGACAACCGAGCTTTCGGCAGGCACCAGGAGGACGTCATCGAAGGTGAGTGCGAGCCGGATTTCGGGGTTCAACATGGGCGGCGCTCCCGGGGCGGCGATTGGGCCCGCGGGCACCAGCGCCCTGCGGGTGCGGTTCCATACGAGTTACGTTGACGCCACGCAACCCGGAAGGGTGGACTTTTTGACGCCCGTTCACTCGCACTTCGAGCGATAATCCGACCGACTTTTCACTCTCGTCTCAGGAACCGGGCTTTGACGGAATCGAATCAGGCGGCGGTCGGGCTCGTGGTGAAGCTGCCATTCGCGACGCCCGAGGAGTTCCTGGCGAAGTATGGCGGCAACGTCACGAAGGGGGGCATCTACCTGCGCGCTCGCGCGGTGAAGCCGCCCGGGACGGCTGTCACGCTGGACCTCCGTCTGGCGAGCGGCGAGCGCATCATCCACGCCCAGGCCGTCGTCCACTTCGTCACCGGGCAGGGAGGCCAGGGCGTGCTGGGCATGGGCCTGCGCTTCCTGGCGTTGGACCCCCAGACGCGCCGCCTCCTCGACCTGGCGGTCGCCACCCTCCCCCATGCCCAGTCGGACATGCCCCCGGTCCCCTCCGGCGTCGGCACGCCGGACTACACCGTCCCACCCGCGCAGCAGATGCCAAGCCCCACGGTGGCGGTGACGCCCCAGGCCGCTCCGGCGAGCAGTGAGCCTGTGGCCCCCGCGCCCGCGGTGATGATGTCGGACGCGGCGTTGGGGTTGAGCACGGAGGAGCCCAAGCGCGCGGGGCTGGTGATTGGCATCGACCTGGGAACGACGAACTCGTGCGCCGCGTATGTGCGCAACGGCCGCCCAGGCGTGCTCAACAGTCGTGAGGGCCACAACACCGTGCCCTCCATCATCGCCGTCAACACGCGCGGCAAGCTGGTCGTGGGCCACCCCGCCAAGGGGCAGATGCTCACCAATCCCCGGCAGACGGTGTACGGCGCCAAGCGGCTGGTGGGCCGCGCGTACGGGTCCACCATCGTCGAGCACATCAAGGACAAGTTCCACTACGAGATCACCGCCGGAGAGAATGGCGACGCGGGCGTGAAGCTGTCGGACCGCGTCTATTCGCTCCAGCAGATCTCCGCGCTCATCCTCCGCGAGGTCCGCGAGGTGGCGCAGAACCAGTTGGGCCAGGTGGTGTCGCGCGCCGTCGTCACCGTCCCCGCGTACTACAACGACAACCAGCGGCAGGCGGTGCGCGAGGCCGGCAAGCTGGCGGGGCTCTACGTCGAGCGCATCCTCAACGAGCCCACCGCGGCGGCGCTGGCCTACGGCTATGGCCGCAAGCTCAACCAGCGCGTGCTCGTGTACGACCTGGGGGGTGGCACCTTCGACGCCTCGGTGTTGGAGCTGACCGACAACGTCTACGAGGTCATCTCCACCGGCGGCGACACGTTCCTGGGCGGCATCGACTTCGACAACGCCATCGTCACGTACCTGCTCGAGGAGTTCCAGAAGAAGACGGGGCGTGCCTTCCAGGGCGACCGCGTGGCCATGCAGCGCATCAACGACGCGGCGGAGCGCGCGAAGTGCGCGCTGTCGGAGCGCTCGGAGATGCGGGTGCACGTGGCCTTCGTCACGATGATCGACGACAAGCCGTTCGACCTGGACGTCACGCTGACCCGGCAGAAGCTCGTCGAGCTGACCGAGAAGCTGGTGGTCCGCACCATCCAGGTCTGCGAGGAGGTCCTCAAGGCGAAGAACCTGGGCCCCAAGGACATCGACGAGGTCATCCTCGTGGGAGGCCAGAGCCGCTTCCCGCTGGTGCACGAGAAGATCACCCGCTTCTTCGGCAAGCCCCCCAGCAAGGGCGTCCACCCGGACGAGGCCGTGGCGCTGGGCGCCGCGCTGCTGGCGCACAGCCTGGGGCAGTTGGAGGGCGTGGTCCTCATCGACGTGTTGCCCATGGCCATCGGCGTGGGGCTGCCGGGAGGGCGCTTCAAGCCGGTGCTCGAGCGCAACACCTCGCTGCCCTCCACCAAGTCCTACTCCCTGGCCACGCACCGCGATGGGCAGACGGAGCTGGAGCTCACCGTCTTTCAAGGCGACTCCGACAAGGCCTCCGACAACGAGTACCTGGGGACGCTCAAGCTCACGGGGTTGCCTCGGTTGCCTCGCGGCTCCGTCCAGGTGTCCGTGACGTTCGAGGTGAACAACGAGTCGTTGCTCAAGGTGACCGCGCGAGAGTCGTCCAGCGGCCGTGAGGTGACGAGCACCTTCTCCACGCGCGACACGCCCGAGGCCGTGAAGGCCAAGCTGGAGCAACTCGACGTGGAGGTTTCGGGGACCCCTGGCGGAGGAACCCAACCCCAAACACCGCGGATGAAGGCCCCTGTGGGTGGAGCAACTGCTTCGCCGCCGCGTGTCGTCCAATCGCAAATCAACGCATCGGCTCAGTCAGGCGCACAGGCCGTCGCACCTGCCGTGACTGCGTCCAGGACACGGGGTTTCATGGGCTGGCTCAAGGGTTTGTTTAACAGACCGTGAGCCCCGTCTTGCCACTGTGAGTGGGTTTAGCGGGGCTTAAGCTTCACGCTGGGATTGTAGATGCATGCTGGGATTCGTTGAGTCCCGCGATTGTCGGGCTCGCCTGTTATTAAGCCGCCGGCCGAAAACAGCCCTGACGAGAGCACCCACCCCCCCATGCATGCTCCCTTTCGAGTCCTCACTGACGCCCTCCGTGTGCGCGCTTCCGGAGCGTCGTCTCGGCACCCGCTCTACACCTTCCTGGGTGAGTCCGATGGAGACGAAGCCGCGCTGACCGCCCTGGAGTTGGACCTCCAGGCGAGGCGGATCGCCGCCGCGCTTCAAGCTCGAGGGGCCGCGGGGCAGCCCGTCCTGCTGCTCTACCCGCCGGGGCTCGACTACCTGGCCGGCTTCTTTGGTTGTCTTTATGCGGGAGCGGTGGCGGTCCCCGCCTATCCGCCAGACCCGACGCGGCTGGGACGCACCCTGCCCCGCCTGCGCGCCATCATCCAGGACGCGGGCGCCACGGTGGTGCTCACGACGTCCGGCATCCTCGGGCTCTCCGACTTTATCTTCGAGCAGGCACCTGACTTCCGCTCGCTCCAATGGCTCTCCACGGATGACCTGCCGGCGGGGGGCGAAGCGTCGTGGCGCGAGCCCGATATCAGCCCCGGCACGTTGGCCTTCCTCCAGTACACGTCGGGCTCCACGGGCACGCCCAAGGGCGTGATGCTGTCCCACGCGAACCTGCTGCACAACCTGGGGCTCATCTCCGGCGCGTTCCAGGTGCGTCAGGACAGCAAGGGCGTCATCTGGCTGCCGCCGTACCACGACATGGGCCTGATTGGCGGCATCCTGCAGCCGCTCTTCGGTGGCTTCTCCGTGGCTTTGATGTCGCCCATGTCCTTCCTCCAGCGTCCCATGCGCTGGCTGGAGGCGGTCTCCCGTTTTCGCGGCACCATCAGCGGAGGACCCAACTTCGCGTTCGAGCTGTGCGCCCGCCGGGCGACGCCCGAGGACGTGCGTGCGTTGGACCTGAGCGCGTGGGAGCTGGCGTTCTGCGGCGCGGAGCCCATCCGCTCCTCCACGTTGGAGCGCTTCGCGGAGGTGTTCGCTCCCGCGGGCTTCCGCCGGGAGGCGTTCTATCCGTGCTACGGGCTCGCGGAGGCGACGCTCATCGTCACCGGTGAGCAGAAGGGCCGTGTTCCGCGCGTGCACGCTCTCGACGATGCCGCGCTGTCTCGCGGCGCCGCGGTCCAGGGCACGGCCGGCGCGCCGGGCATCCGCTCGCACATCGGCTGTGGAATGAGTCTGGCGGAGCAGCGCCTGCTCATCGTGGACCCGGAGACGCGGGTGCCTCGCGCGGATGGCGAAGTGGGCGAAATCTGGGTGTCCGGTTCGAGTGTCGCGCTGGGCTACTGGAACAAGCCCGAGCAGACGCGGGAGACCTTCCAGGCGCGCCCCGTGGGGGCCGAGGACGGTCCGGACTACCTGCGCACGGGGGACTTGGGGCTCCGGCTCGAGGACGGCCAGGTCATCGTCACGGGCCGGCGCAAGGACCTCATCATCCTGCGTGGCCGCAATCTGTAC from Myxococcus stipitatus carries:
- a CDS encoding GrpB family protein; translation: MPPPIRVELFPHDARWADEARTEALALAKALGPDLLRVVHHVGSTAIPGIHAKPILDLMPVVTDLAALDGRQERIEALGYEWWGELGLPGRRYCTKADAVTGRRVAQLHCYREGSPEVVRHLAFRDYLRQHPEVAAAYDEEKARCRNLHPDDSHAYSDSKNAWIQRAEAEALAWYRRTQG
- the guaB gene encoding IMP dehydrogenase, with the protein product MLNPEIRLALTFDDVLLVPAESSVVPKDADLTTRLTRNLRLNIPLLSAAMDTVTESRTAIAMAQEGGIGVIHKNMTPEQQALEVTKVKKFESGMVVDPVTIDPEAPLGRAIDLMRQYGISGIPVVKGRRLVGIVTSRDVRFETNLTQKVESVMTRKLVTGNEGIQQNDAQKLLHEHRIEKLLIVNDQFELRGLITIKDIEKRRTHPNAAKDAKGRLLCAAAVGVSADREARVDALVKAGVDVIVVDTAHGHSQGVVDGVRDTRKNFKGFELIAGNVATAEATRALILAGVDAVKVGIGPGSICTTRVVAGVGVPQVTAVDDCVREADKHDIPIISDGGIKYSGDIVKALAAGASTVMIGSLFAGTEEAPGDVILYQGRSYKSYRGMGSLGAMKQGAKDRYFQADVDAVKLVPEGIEGRVPYKGTLAMNVHQMLGGIRSGMGYVGCGTIDELRKNATFVRITSAGLKESHVHDVIITEEAPNYRVE
- the guaA gene encoding glutamine-hydrolyzing GMP synthase encodes the protein MDLHAEKILILDFGSQYTQLIARRVRELGVYCEIHRPDLPAEDIRRFAPRGIILSGGPASVEAEGSPRCDPFVFEAGVPVLGICYGLQLISKLLGGRIDRGAHREFGNAEVEVLAARGPFSEFRPGDRVQVWMSHGDRVEELPPGFEAIGRSGNSPFAAAAHHSKPFYGFQFHPEVVHTPQGKAMLRAFLFNDCKVTGSWTMKGFIDEAVATIRRQVGEHGRVICALSGGVDSSVAALLLHRAIGPRLQCIFVDNGVLRQGERAQVEALFVDRFHVPLKTVDARARFLEKLAGVTDPEKKRKIIGREFIAVFEEASRDIQDAEFLAQGTLYPDVIESVSYKGPSVTIKSHHNVGGLPEQMKLKLVEPLRELFKDEVRALGRELGLPEEMVSRQPFPGPGLAIRVLGEVTEPRLELVRRADAIVQEEIRAAGLYKELWQAFAVLLPVQSVGVMGDERTYESTCVLRAVTSVDGMTADWARLPYPVLERISTRITNEVRGINRVAYDVSSKPPATIEWE
- a CDS encoding TIGR02266 family protein, encoding MTESNQAAVGLVVKLPFATPEEFLAKYGGNVTKGGIYLRARAVKPPGTAVTLDLRLASGERIIHAQAVVHFVTGQGGQGVLGMGLRFLALDPQTRRLLDLAVATLPHAQSDMPPVPSGVGTPDYTVPPAQQMPSPTVAVTPQAAPASSEPVAPAPAVMMSDAALGLSTEEPKRAGLVIGIDLGTTNSCAAYVRNGRPGVLNSREGHNTVPSIIAVNTRGKLVVGHPAKGQMLTNPRQTVYGAKRLVGRAYGSTIVEHIKDKFHYEITAGENGDAGVKLSDRVYSLQQISALILREVREVAQNQLGQVVSRAVVTVPAYYNDNQRQAVREAGKLAGLYVERILNEPTAAALAYGYGRKLNQRVLVYDLGGGTFDASVLELTDNVYEVISTGGDTFLGGIDFDNAIVTYLLEEFQKKTGRAFQGDRVAMQRINDAAERAKCALSERSEMRVHVAFVTMIDDKPFDLDVTLTRQKLVELTEKLVVRTIQVCEEVLKAKNLGPKDIDEVILVGGQSRFPLVHEKITRFFGKPPSKGVHPDEAVALGAALLAHSLGQLEGVVLIDVLPMAIGVGLPGGRFKPVLERNTSLPSTKSYSLATHRDGQTELELTVFQGDSDKASDNEYLGTLKLTGLPRLPRGSVQVSVTFEVNNESLLKVTARESSSGREVTSTFSTRDTPEAVKAKLEQLDVEVSGTPGGGTQPQTPRMKAPVGGATASPPRVVQSQINASAQSGAQAVAPAVTASRTRGFMGWLKGLFNRP